A single window of Micrococcaceae bacterium Sec5.1 DNA harbors:
- a CDS encoding Fic family protein: protein MSNVLAWPSVSYEEHPWAADAEPGTSRRQRLLARGPYEAAIPAEIARINPEVDSRTQSLVEAATVEMVRFDAELGQDSAPFAALLLRSESASSSQIENLTAGARKIVLAQLGDRSSPNAALIASNVRAMEAAIALSEDLSVENIGTMHHTLASSDQVIAGEYRDRQVWIRGNSPHSAEFVPPHHGRVMVAMEDLVEFMRRDDIPALTQAALAHAQFESIHPFADGNGRTGRAIVSALLRAKGVTEKVTIPVSSGLLTNTRLYFDALGDYRQGNILPIIERFAESAMLAVENGRLLVEDIRAAQKEFREKLGSAQESVLKVLELLPREPAITAEMAADYARISQATAYRAVQRLEAAGVLTPAGKVRGTSVWLARDIITALDDFAARSGRRVRP from the coding sequence ATGAGTAATGTGCTTGCCTGGCCCTCAGTCAGCTACGAAGAGCATCCTTGGGCCGCAGATGCAGAACCGGGAACCTCGAGGCGTCAACGGCTCCTGGCCCGCGGCCCCTACGAGGCTGCTATCCCGGCAGAAATTGCTCGCATCAATCCTGAGGTTGATTCCCGGACCCAGTCGCTTGTTGAGGCAGCCACTGTGGAAATGGTCCGGTTCGATGCCGAGTTGGGACAGGACTCTGCACCGTTCGCGGCCCTGCTGCTCCGAAGTGAATCGGCATCGAGTTCCCAGATCGAGAACCTTACGGCCGGTGCGCGGAAGATTGTGCTGGCGCAATTGGGTGATCGCTCGAGCCCTAACGCCGCACTGATCGCGTCCAACGTGCGTGCCATGGAGGCTGCGATTGCCTTGTCTGAAGACCTGAGCGTCGAGAATATCGGCACCATGCATCACACCCTGGCCTCCTCCGACCAAGTCATAGCTGGGGAATACCGGGACAGGCAGGTCTGGATCCGAGGCAATTCACCCCACTCAGCGGAGTTCGTGCCGCCGCATCACGGACGCGTGATGGTAGCCATGGAAGACCTGGTCGAGTTCATGCGCCGGGACGACATCCCGGCCCTGACTCAAGCCGCCTTGGCACACGCACAGTTCGAAAGCATCCACCCCTTTGCGGACGGCAACGGCCGAACGGGAAGGGCAATCGTTAGCGCCCTGCTCCGTGCCAAGGGGGTAACTGAAAAGGTAACCATCCCTGTTTCTTCAGGGCTGCTGACCAATACCCGCCTCTACTTCGACGCCCTGGGTGACTACCGTCAGGGGAACATCCTGCCCATCATTGAGCGCTTTGCCGAGTCTGCCATGCTCGCCGTGGAAAACGGCCGGTTGCTGGTGGAGGACATCCGGGCTGCACAAAAGGAGTTCCGTGAAAAGCTCGGATCTGCTCAGGAATCCGTGCTTAAAGTCCTTGAGCTGCTGCCTCGCGAACCCGCAATCACCGCCGAGATGGCAGCCGATTACGCCAGGATCTCGCAGGCAACGGCGTACAGGGCAGTGCAACGGCTGGAGGCGGCTGGCGTCCTTACTCCTGCCGGGAAAGTACGGGGCACCAGCGTCTGGCTCGCAAGGGACATCATCACAGCGTTGGACGACTTCGCCGCACGATCTGGCCGCCGCGTGCGCCCCTAA
- a CDS encoding AzlC family ABC transporter permease, with the protein MSKGPAAPLKLRESPAFKIALSLSIATGLYGVSFGALSVASGFDFWQTMVLSLLLFSGGSQFAFIGVVAGGGSGVAAMTASALLGLRNGIYGMQINAMLRPRGWRRYISAHVTIDESTATASGQSDPDEQRRGFWTAGIGIFILWNIFTAIGALAGDAMGDPKQWGLDGAAVAAFLALLWPRLKGREPWAIAAACALATILAVPFVPSGVPILVAALVAGVIGWFSHARMDEGLEPDLDPYEKREHGHGHHRGGERGPE; encoded by the coding sequence GTGAGCAAAGGTCCAGCAGCTCCCTTGAAACTCAGGGAGTCGCCAGCTTTCAAGATTGCCTTGTCGCTGAGCATCGCCACAGGCCTTTACGGCGTGTCCTTTGGCGCACTTTCTGTGGCGTCGGGCTTCGATTTCTGGCAAACAATGGTGCTGAGTCTTTTGCTGTTCAGCGGGGGCTCGCAGTTCGCTTTCATCGGAGTAGTGGCTGGTGGTGGATCTGGCGTCGCAGCCATGACGGCCAGCGCTTTGCTGGGTCTGCGCAACGGCATCTACGGCATGCAAATCAACGCCATGCTGCGTCCACGTGGATGGCGGCGCTACATCTCAGCCCATGTCACCATCGATGAGTCAACGGCGACGGCGTCCGGCCAGTCGGACCCCGATGAGCAACGCCGCGGGTTTTGGACTGCCGGGATCGGAATATTCATTCTCTGGAATATCTTCACGGCCATCGGCGCCCTGGCCGGCGATGCGATGGGCGACCCCAAGCAGTGGGGCTTGGACGGGGCTGCAGTTGCTGCGTTCCTCGCTTTGCTGTGGCCAAGGCTGAAGGGGCGCGAACCCTGGGCCATTGCGGCCGCTTGCGCCCTTGCGACCATTCTCGCCGTGCCGTTCGTTCCCTCGGGAGTCCCAATTCTGGTGGCTGCGCTGGTGGCCGGTGTGATCGGCTGGTTCAGCCATGCACGCATGGATGAAGGACTGGAGCCGGACCTGGACCCCTACGAAAAGCGCGAGCACGGGCATGGACACCACCGCGGCGGGGAAAGGGGACCCGAGTGA
- a CDS encoding allophanate hydrolase encodes MGAVVVDPGPSTLALARDQVLDRASLHLANALLGNPDSAGGLEILLGGLRLRFVTASALAITGAEGVVKLNGSELPFNKAVRVSPGAVLEFGPALFGIRYYLAVQGGIEPQAEPLRAGGTLTFGRPHAHNIPVENHAPRRALDPERPVVARVERGPQAQNYDAGTWLRLTSEPWILSPESDRVGARLVGRPLEPAGVARAAGLPGATVPATTPAPQAQALLSGSVLLPPSGFPVIALAGHPPTSKSPVIAVVRDEDLDLLGQARPGQMVHLLG; translated from the coding sequence ATGGGTGCCGTTGTTGTTGATCCGGGCCCCTCGACCCTGGCCCTTGCACGTGACCAGGTCTTGGACAGGGCTTCCCTGCACCTTGCCAACGCGCTGCTGGGCAACCCTGACTCCGCGGGCGGCCTGGAGATACTTTTGGGTGGTCTCCGGCTTCGGTTCGTCACGGCCTCGGCACTCGCGATTACCGGCGCGGAAGGCGTGGTCAAGCTCAACGGCTCCGAGCTGCCTTTTAACAAGGCTGTTCGCGTCAGCCCAGGGGCGGTGTTGGAGTTTGGGCCGGCGCTGTTCGGGATCCGGTACTACCTGGCCGTTCAGGGTGGTATCGAACCCCAGGCAGAACCCCTTCGCGCTGGCGGCACCCTGACTTTCGGGCGCCCCCACGCCCACAATATTCCTGTCGAGAACCACGCCCCGCGTCGGGCCCTGGACCCCGAACGTCCGGTGGTCGCCCGGGTGGAACGGGGTCCGCAAGCCCAAAATTACGACGCCGGTACATGGCTTCGGCTGACAAGCGAACCATGGATCCTCTCACCGGAATCGGACCGGGTGGGTGCCCGGTTGGTGGGGCGCCCACTTGAACCAGCGGGGGTGGCGCGTGCCGCTGGGCTGCCTGGTGCGACTGTGCCGGCCACGACTCCAGCACCCCAGGCACAGGCGTTGCTGTCAGGCTCGGTCCTGCTGCCGCCGTCGGGCTTTCCTGTCATTGCGCTGGCCGGGCACCCGCCGACGAGCAAGTCCCCTGTGATCGCAGTTGTTCGGGACGAAGATCTGGACCTGCTGGGCCAAGCGCGTCCGGGACAGATGGTTCATTTGCTGGGGTGA
- a CDS encoding thiamine-binding protein has protein sequence MLLAFSVAPSGQPASATNGGPTPDASVHDAVAAAVKIVRESGLPNQTDSMFTTIEGEWDEVFDVVKRATEAVGRFGSRVSLVIKADIRPGYSGELTGKVERLEEAISTTD, from the coding sequence ATGTTGCTTGCATTCTCAGTCGCCCCTTCAGGCCAGCCCGCATCCGCCACCAACGGCGGACCCACCCCCGACGCCTCCGTGCACGACGCCGTCGCGGCTGCGGTTAAGATCGTCCGGGAGTCCGGATTGCCGAACCAGACGGACTCCATGTTCACCACTATCGAAGGCGAATGGGACGAAGTCTTTGACGTCGTCAAACGGGCCACGGAGGCTGTTGGCCGCTTCGGCAGCCGCGTGTCCTTGGTGATCAAAGCGGACATCCGGCCCGGTTACAGCGGGGAGCTGACCGGCAAGGTGGAGCGTCTGGAAGAGGCAATTTCCACCACGGACTAG
- a CDS encoding LacI family DNA-binding transcriptional regulator has translation MMGKRPTLMDVAEAAGVSRALVSIVMRDAPGASEATRLKVQQAANELGYRPDSRARLLRSSRTRLLGVSFSTSHPFHAEIVDAAYAGATLRGYDIALSAVANGRPESRAVESLLDLGCEALIMISPTLGEDELAGYAARLPVVSLLRDDVGESLDSVSSDDDAGIRIALEYLTSLGHQRIAHVDGGDAVSSPQRREAFRAEMAGRGLESRVIPGGATEEDGLRAGGELLEDLPTAVVAFNDRCALGIWESFRAAGLRVPEDVSVLGYDDSQFARLSYVQLSSVSQDAPLLARAAVDRAIDRLEGPTPPAHLVRTPHLVIRNTTGPVSQEL, from the coding sequence ATGATGGGAAAACGTCCCACGTTGATGGATGTGGCTGAAGCGGCCGGGGTTTCCCGCGCCCTCGTTTCCATCGTGATGCGGGACGCCCCTGGAGCCTCTGAAGCCACGCGCCTCAAAGTCCAGCAAGCGGCGAACGAACTCGGCTACCGTCCCGATAGCCGTGCACGGCTTCTCCGCAGCAGCCGGACGAGGCTACTGGGCGTCAGCTTTTCCACGTCCCACCCGTTCCACGCCGAAATTGTCGATGCCGCCTACGCTGGCGCGACTTTGCGCGGCTACGATATCGCGCTGAGCGCCGTCGCCAACGGCCGCCCGGAATCGCGGGCCGTCGAATCTCTCCTGGATCTCGGCTGTGAAGCCCTGATCATGATTTCTCCAACGCTGGGGGAGGACGAGTTAGCCGGTTATGCCGCAAGGCTCCCAGTGGTCAGCCTGCTCCGCGACGACGTCGGTGAATCCCTGGACTCGGTCAGCAGCGATGACGACGCCGGTATCCGCATCGCGCTGGAATATCTCACCTCGCTGGGGCATCAGAGAATTGCCCACGTAGACGGTGGGGACGCTGTCTCGAGTCCACAGCGGCGCGAAGCATTCCGGGCAGAGATGGCTGGCCGGGGGCTCGAATCCCGGGTGATTCCCGGCGGCGCCACAGAAGAAGACGGCCTCCGGGCTGGTGGAGAGCTTCTGGAGGACCTGCCCACGGCCGTGGTTGCCTTCAACGATCGCTGCGCACTGGGCATCTGGGAGAGCTTCCGGGCAGCTGGGCTCAGGGTCCCTGAGGATGTGTCCGTCCTGGGTTACGACGATAGCCAGTTCGCCCGCCTTAGCTACGTCCAGTTGTCCTCCGTCAGCCAGGACGCCCCGCTCCTGGCGCGGGCCGCCGTCGACCGTGCCATCGATCGTCTGGAAGGCCCGACGCCGCCCGCGCACCTTGTGCGGACACCGCATCTGGTCATCCGCAACACGACAGGACCTGTAAGTCAGGAGTTATGA
- a CDS encoding 5-oxoprolinase subunit PxpA, which translates to MDLNADLGESFGSWTMGDDASMFRIVSSANVACGFHAGDPLTMLDSCRAAFELDVRVGAHVGYRDLAGFGRRSLDMTFDELFGDVLYQLGALDGMAHAVGASVDYVKPHGALYNRIVHDPDQAEAVVAAVHAYDPGLPVLGLPGSAWLKLAEESGHPVFREAFVDRAYLPDGTLVPRSEEGAVLHDPAAVVAQAVRLATRKEVVAVDGTVVPVSADSLCIHGDTPGAVNMAAAVRAGLEEAGVEIEAFA; encoded by the coding sequence GTGGACCTCAACGCTGATCTGGGGGAGTCGTTCGGCTCCTGGACCATGGGCGACGACGCCTCGATGTTCCGCATCGTGAGCAGCGCCAACGTGGCCTGCGGTTTCCACGCGGGAGACCCCCTGACCATGCTGGACAGCTGCCGTGCCGCGTTCGAACTGGACGTTCGCGTCGGCGCGCATGTGGGGTACCGGGACTTGGCCGGCTTTGGACGGCGCTCGCTGGACATGACCTTCGATGAACTGTTCGGCGATGTCCTCTACCAACTCGGCGCCCTGGACGGGATGGCCCATGCAGTGGGGGCTTCCGTGGACTACGTCAAACCACACGGCGCGCTGTACAACAGGATCGTCCACGACCCCGACCAGGCCGAGGCTGTGGTTGCTGCCGTCCATGCCTACGATCCCGGACTGCCGGTGCTGGGATTGCCCGGCTCGGCGTGGCTGAAGCTGGCCGAGGAATCCGGACACCCCGTCTTCCGGGAAGCATTCGTGGACCGGGCCTACTTACCTGACGGCACACTTGTCCCGCGCTCCGAGGAAGGCGCCGTGCTGCACGATCCCGCCGCGGTAGTTGCCCAGGCTGTTCGCCTCGCGACGCGGAAAGAAGTGGTAGCCGTGGACGGAACGGTTGTCCCGGTCAGTGCCGATTCCCTGTGCATCCATGGTGATACTCCGGGCGCTGTGAACATGGCCGCGGCCGTTCGGGCAGGCTTGGAGGAGGCAGGGGTGGAGATTGAAGCGTTCGCCTAG
- a CDS encoding DUF445 family protein, producing MQVNSEQIPAEDVTTHAHSAQAAASGATKPGSGVVGRSAGDEEKVAALRRMKRLALALLIGMAIVFMVAFAFQKQYPWLEYVRAAAEGGMVGALADWFAVTALFKYPMGLKIPHTAIIPRRKDQIGESLSEFVESNFLSQEVVQDKLASIDIARKAGRWLSAPGGAERVAKEGGAMIRGAFTVLKDDDVQAVIEGLVRKHLLTPPWGPPVGRMAERIFADGHHHKLVDLLVDRAADWVDANHRTVNRLVSDRSPVWVPTFVDGLVSDKVYVELLKFVRAVQNDQNHQVRKSIDTYLTDLAQDLQHDPAMIERAETIKAQILGDPEVRELASRTWGTVKNALLTAVDDPDSELSQRFKSAVRDFGSRLVNDDELAGKINAWIGDAAGYLVNTYRSDIAGVISDTVARWDAEETSQKIELQVGKDLQYIRINGTVVGALAGLAIFTVAHLLFG from the coding sequence ATGCAGGTGAACTCTGAACAAATCCCAGCCGAAGACGTCACCACTCACGCCCACTCAGCCCAAGCGGCAGCCTCGGGAGCCACTAAACCCGGGTCCGGCGTCGTCGGCCGTTCTGCCGGAGACGAGGAAAAGGTAGCCGCACTGCGCCGCATGAAACGGCTGGCCCTGGCGCTGTTGATAGGCATGGCCATTGTGTTCATGGTGGCGTTCGCATTCCAGAAGCAGTACCCGTGGCTTGAATATGTGAGGGCTGCGGCCGAGGGTGGCATGGTTGGCGCTTTGGCCGACTGGTTCGCGGTCACGGCACTGTTCAAGTACCCCATGGGCTTGAAGATCCCGCACACAGCCATCATTCCGCGCCGGAAGGACCAAATCGGCGAATCGCTAAGTGAGTTCGTGGAGAGCAACTTCCTGTCCCAGGAGGTTGTGCAGGACAAGTTGGCGAGCATTGATATTGCCCGTAAGGCCGGCCGTTGGCTATCCGCACCGGGCGGGGCCGAACGCGTGGCCAAGGAAGGCGGCGCAATGATCCGCGGCGCGTTCACCGTTCTGAAGGACGACGACGTGCAGGCAGTCATCGAGGGCCTGGTCAGAAAGCATCTACTCACCCCGCCGTGGGGACCGCCCGTGGGGCGGATGGCGGAACGGATCTTCGCGGACGGGCATCATCACAAGTTGGTGGACCTCTTGGTTGATCGTGCCGCCGATTGGGTGGACGCGAACCATAGAACGGTGAACCGGCTGGTTTCCGACCGGTCGCCGGTGTGGGTGCCGACGTTCGTGGACGGGCTGGTGAGCGACAAGGTATACGTCGAACTCCTGAAGTTCGTACGCGCGGTCCAAAATGATCAGAACCATCAGGTGCGGAAATCCATCGATACCTACCTGACCGACCTGGCGCAGGACCTACAGCATGATCCCGCCATGATCGAGCGCGCCGAGACCATCAAGGCCCAGATCCTTGGCGATCCGGAGGTCCGGGAACTGGCCTCCCGAACCTGGGGAACGGTCAAGAACGCGCTGCTCACCGCCGTCGACGATCCGGACAGCGAACTCAGCCAGCGGTTCAAGAGCGCTGTCCGCGATTTCGGTTCCCGTCTTGTCAACGACGACGAACTCGCCGGGAAGATCAACGCGTGGATCGGGGACGCCGCGGGCTACCTCGTGAACACCTACCGATCGGACATTGCAGGCGTCATCTCGGACACCGTGGCGCGTTGGGATGCTGAAGAAACGTCCCAGAAGATCGAACTGCAAGTGGGCAAGGACCTCCAGTACATTCGCATCAACGGAACCGTTGTGGGTGCCTTGGCCGGGCTCGCGATCTTCACGGTGGCGCACCTGCTGTTTGGCTAG
- a CDS encoding glycerophosphodiester phosphodiesterase family protein — protein sequence MTSDDLAPRRPKVYAHRGASAAFAEHTRAAYLKAIADGADGVECDVHLTRDQHVVLLHDANLDRTSTGTGPVSEKTLEELRALDFSSWKGARIPDAYGGIADQFLTLPELLDILRGAGREIGLAIELKHPSPYQLNLENRVLEVLLSEGWTPGESRLENIQVSFMSFDSDSIQHLLKTVPAQHICQLVDNFSVQELRQELGLGPITAGAVANVMKATQLEAERILDHGEVGIAGPGIDYVREHARNVQRWLESGRVFRVWTVDSEKDVALCQGLGIHEITTNKPAQVLAQLQVPTR from the coding sequence ATGACTAGCGACGATTTGGCCCCTCGCCGGCCCAAGGTCTACGCCCACCGCGGTGCCAGTGCCGCGTTCGCCGAGCACACCCGTGCGGCATACCTCAAGGCGATCGCGGACGGTGCCGATGGAGTTGAGTGCGATGTCCACTTGACCCGGGACCAGCACGTCGTCTTGCTGCATGATGCCAACCTGGACCGTACTTCCACCGGCACCGGACCGGTTTCGGAGAAGACGCTCGAGGAACTCCGGGCCCTGGACTTTTCCTCTTGGAAGGGCGCCCGCATACCGGATGCGTACGGCGGGATCGCTGATCAATTCCTTACGTTGCCCGAACTGCTGGACATCCTGCGTGGCGCCGGGCGCGAGATTGGTTTGGCGATCGAACTCAAGCACCCCAGCCCCTACCAACTCAATCTCGAGAACCGGGTTCTGGAAGTGCTTCTTAGTGAGGGATGGACGCCTGGGGAGTCCCGGCTGGAGAACATTCAGGTCTCCTTCATGAGCTTCGATTCCGATTCGATCCAACACCTGCTGAAGACGGTCCCAGCCCAGCACATTTGCCAGTTGGTGGACAATTTCTCGGTGCAGGAGTTGCGGCAAGAGCTGGGACTCGGGCCGATCACGGCGGGTGCTGTGGCAAATGTCATGAAGGCAACCCAGTTGGAGGCTGAACGCATCCTGGATCACGGTGAGGTAGGAATTGCCGGACCTGGTATCGATTATGTGAGGGAACACGCACGCAACGTCCAACGGTGGTTGGAATCCGGCAGGGTGTTCAGGGTCTGGACGGTGGATTCGGAGAAGGACGTAGCCCTCTGCCAGGGGCTGGGCATCCACGAGATCACCACCAACAAACCCGCGCAGGTGTTGGCCCAGCTTCAGGTCCCAACCAGGTAG
- a CDS encoding helix-turn-helix domain-containing protein encodes MEQPSERKPLRADAARNVDKIITAARQCFREHGPEVPLQTIAATAGVGPATLFRNFSDKEQLVLAALSRQLRQHVDPVADASLEGMDAAEGLINVIDAVMQVASEDANLLDAVAGRRGLLMGITGGLIGSMATLLERGQGQGSLRRDITIEDMVRLLAMLIGAVDTMEPGSEAWKRPVALIEDAIRTERPSRPLPEQSPIPGVTLTDDV; translated from the coding sequence ATGGAACAGCCCTCTGAACGCAAGCCCCTCAGGGCCGACGCTGCACGAAATGTGGACAAAATCATCACCGCAGCCCGGCAGTGCTTCCGGGAACATGGTCCCGAAGTTCCCCTGCAGACCATCGCCGCCACGGCAGGAGTGGGTCCGGCAACGCTGTTCCGCAACTTCTCCGATAAAGAACAATTGGTACTTGCGGCCCTGTCCCGCCAACTCCGCCAGCATGTGGATCCTGTTGCCGACGCATCCCTCGAAGGCATGGATGCCGCGGAGGGTCTCATCAATGTCATCGACGCTGTGATGCAGGTGGCGAGCGAAGACGCCAACCTGCTTGACGCCGTCGCAGGCCGACGCGGACTCCTCATGGGCATAACCGGCGGCCTCATCGGCTCCATGGCCACGCTCTTGGAGCGCGGTCAGGGTCAGGGTTCGCTGCGCCGCGATATCACCATCGAGGACATGGTCCGGCTCCTTGCCATGCTGATCGGCGCCGTAGACACCATGGAACCCGGCTCCGAAGCCTGGAAGCGTCCTGTGGCGCTCATTGAAGACGCCATCCGGACCGAACGTCCATCCCGCCCGCTCCCGGAACAATCACCCATCCCCGGTGTGACGCTCACGGACGACGTCTAG
- a CDS encoding ABC transporter ATP-binding protein, translating to MPSEANKPGSAPVLDIHQLRVAYGGRTVVDEVSFRIQRGEIFGLLGPNGAGKTSTLSAIEGLVTPTSGTLLVDGIDVQQQPLAVKALLGVQLQSSSFQAELNIQEITKLYAGLYGVKFSPEQVRESLRTVGLADGLGKKFKQLSGGQQQRLALFIATVHNPLLLLLDEPTAGLDPNHAADYGDASRSSARKATASCSLPTRWRRPRQSVTGWRSSTTENCSPREDRRS from the coding sequence GTGCCAAGTGAAGCCAACAAGCCGGGATCAGCACCAGTCCTGGATATCCACCAACTGAGAGTCGCCTACGGTGGCCGGACAGTGGTCGACGAGGTCAGCTTCCGGATTCAGCGCGGCGAGATCTTCGGCCTGCTTGGCCCGAACGGTGCAGGGAAAACCAGTACCCTCAGCGCCATCGAGGGGCTGGTTACGCCAACGTCAGGCACCCTGCTGGTAGACGGTATCGATGTCCAACAGCAGCCCCTGGCGGTCAAAGCACTCCTTGGAGTGCAACTGCAATCATCCAGTTTCCAAGCCGAACTGAACATTCAAGAGATTACAAAACTCTATGCCGGACTCTATGGTGTGAAATTCTCCCCTGAGCAGGTCCGCGAGAGCCTGCGCACTGTCGGTCTCGCCGACGGACTAGGCAAAAAATTCAAACAGTTATCGGGCGGGCAACAGCAACGCCTCGCACTGTTTATCGCCACCGTCCATAACCCCCTCCTGCTCTTACTCGACGAACCGACCGCCGGGTTGGACCCCAATCACGCCGCGGACTATGGCGACGCATCGAGGAGCTCCGCGCGGAAGGCAACAGCATCCTGCTCACTACCCACTCGATGGAGGAGGCCCAGGCAGTCTGTGACCGGGTGGCGATCATCGACCACGGAAAACTGCTCACCGAGGGAAGACCGTCGGAGCTGA
- a CDS encoding AzlD domain-containing protein: MNLWLWILIACALAYLTKLVGYFVPAKLLQSPRIMHIAGTMTIGLLASLTVVNALASGQGLVLDARIGALAAAAVALWLRAPFLVVVISGAAAAALLRLLGWG, encoded by the coding sequence GTGAACCTCTGGCTCTGGATCCTCATTGCCTGCGCGCTTGCGTACCTCACCAAGTTGGTTGGCTACTTTGTCCCGGCCAAGCTGCTTCAGAGCCCCAGGATCATGCACATCGCAGGCACCATGACGATTGGTTTGCTGGCGTCCCTGACCGTGGTGAATGCCCTCGCGTCAGGACAGGGTTTGGTATTGGACGCGCGCATTGGCGCACTGGCGGCGGCCGCCGTCGCTCTTTGGCTTCGCGCGCCATTCCTGGTGGTGGTTATTTCCGGTGCTGCCGCAGCGGCGCTGCTGAGGCTGCTCGGCTGGGGCTAA
- a CDS encoding ABC transporter permease, which yields MTNIGVNTARPPLGLAFRSLLRADFLVLLNGKTSLFLSILLPIVVLVANTVGKGQSRLGGSSLVIGLALTLGLLTSGLFGYTLALAHDRDVGVLQRLRVTPAPTWMIMTSRVLVQVATNLLASVIVVIVGVIAYALTLNPGQYLLVIAVAILGAAVFLSIGQAVVGLVQSTSAINAITRVLMILLLLLGLLGGTGILGDTMKSIAAWSPVGALMTLFADTLNASSWSGQDTNSLLACIGYVAVCATIGVRWFRWNSR from the coding sequence GTGACTAACATCGGTGTCAACACCGCGCGCCCGCCGCTTGGCCTGGCCTTCCGGTCGCTGCTTCGCGCCGATTTCCTGGTGCTGCTCAACGGTAAGACATCGCTCTTCCTGAGCATCCTCCTGCCCATAGTGGTCCTGGTTGCCAACACGGTTGGCAAGGGCCAAAGCCGGCTCGGCGGATCCAGCCTGGTCATCGGCCTGGCCCTGACGTTGGGCCTGCTCACCTCAGGCCTGTTCGGATACACGCTCGCGCTGGCCCATGACCGCGATGTCGGGGTGCTCCAACGGCTGCGGGTCACGCCTGCGCCAACCTGGATGATCATGACCAGCCGCGTCCTCGTCCAAGTGGCCACCAACCTCCTCGCCTCCGTCATCGTCGTCATCGTCGGTGTGATCGCCTACGCGCTGACACTCAACCCGGGGCAGTACCTTCTGGTCATTGCGGTCGCCATCCTCGGCGCCGCAGTGTTCCTCTCCATCGGGCAAGCCGTCGTCGGATTGGTCCAATCCACCAGCGCCATCAACGCGATCACGCGCGTACTCATGATCCTCCTGCTCCTCCTCGGCCTCCTGGGCGGAACCGGTATCCTCGGCGACACGATGAAATCGATCGCAGCCTGGTCACCCGTCGGCGCACTCATGACACTCTTCGCCGATACATTGAACGCTTCCTCATGGAGCGGCCAAGACACCAACTCCCTCCTGGCATGCATCGGTTATGTCGCCGTATGCGCCACGATAGGCGTCCGCTGGTTCCGCTGGAACTCTCGGTAA
- a CDS encoding four-helix bundle copper-binding protein: MTHHISAMIDAHPKGTGVLDKEKLAECIAACFECAQTCTACADACLGEDMVAQLTACILTDLDCADICAATGTVLTRQTGTNSAMVSAVLKACQTACGVCAEECEQHAQMHEHCRICAEACRRCEAACAGLLASLT, encoded by the coding sequence ATGACCCACCACATCAGCGCGATGATCGACGCTCATCCAAAGGGAACCGGTGTGCTGGACAAGGAGAAGCTGGCCGAATGCATTGCGGCCTGCTTTGAATGCGCCCAAACCTGTACAGCCTGTGCCGACGCCTGTCTGGGCGAGGATATGGTGGCCCAGCTGACCGCATGCATCCTGACCGATCTGGACTGCGCTGATATTTGTGCTGCGACCGGGACCGTTCTGACGCGGCAAACCGGAACCAACTCCGCCATGGTGAGCGCAGTCCTCAAGGCATGCCAAACCGCCTGCGGAGTGTGCGCTGAGGAATGCGAACAACACGCACAGATGCACGAACATTGCCGGATCTGCGCGGAAGCCTGCCGCCGCTGCGAAGCCGCCTGCGCCGGCTTGCTAGCGAGTCTCACCTAA